From Camelina sativa cultivar DH55 chromosome 20, Cs, whole genome shotgun sequence, the proteins below share one genomic window:
- the LOC104769589 gene encoding alpha-N-acetylglucosaminidase, whose translation MRSMIKLVLFVLLVLAHHSQSLSKQHPTIETLLDRLDSLRPIRSVQESAAKGLLQRLLPTHFHSFDFRIISKDVCGGSSCFLIENSDGLRRIGPEIVIKGTTGVEIASGLHWYLKYKCNAHVSWDKTGGIQIDSVPQPGHLPRLDSKGILIRRPVPWNYYQNVVTSSYSYVWWGWERWEREIDWMALQGINLPLAFTGQEAIWQKVFKRFNISKGDLDDYFGGPAFLAWARMGNLHAWGGPLSENWLGDQLLLQKRILSRMLQLGMTPVLPSFSGNVPSALKKIYPGANITRLDNWNTVDGDPRWCCTYLLNPSDPLFIDIGEAFIKQQTEEYGEITNIYNCDTFNENTPPTSEPEYISSLGAAVYTAMSKGNKNAIWLMQGWLFSSDSKFWKPPQMKALLHSVPFGKMIVLDLYAEVKPIWKTSSQFYGTPYIWCMLHNFGGNIEMYGALDSISSGPVDARVSKNSTMVGVGMCMEGIEQNPVVYELTSEMAFRDEKVDVQKWLKSYARRRYMKENHQIEAAWQILYHTIYNCTDGIADHNTDFIVKLPDWDPSSSIQDESKQTDSHMISTGSYETKRRFLFQDKSSGLPKAHLWYSTKQVIKALKIFLEAGDDMSRSLTYRYDMVDLTRQVLSKLANQVYIEAVTAFVKKDVGSLRRLSEKFLEIIKDMDVLLASDDNFLLGTWLESAKKLARNNGERKQYEWNARTQVTMWYDSKDVNQSKLHDYANKFWSGLLEDYYLPRATLYFSEMLKSLRDKKKFKVEKWRREWIMMSHKWQQSSSEVYPVKAKGDALAISRHLLCKYFP comes from the exons ATGCGTTCCATGATCAAattggtgttgtttgtgttgttggttcTTGCTCATCACTCTCAATCTTTGTCAAAGCAACATCCTACAATCGAGACTCTGCTTGACCGTTTAGATTCTCTACGACCAATTCGGTCTGTACAAGAATCAGCAGCTAAGGGTCTATTGCAAAGACTGCTTCCCACCCATTTTCATAGCTTTGATTTCAGAATTATCTCAAAG GATGTTTGTGGTGGGAGTAGCTGCTTTCTAATTGAGAACTCTGATGGCCTGAGACGAATTGGACCTGAAATTGT GATTAAAGGCACAACTGGAGTTGAGATTGCTTCTGGGCTACATTGGTATTTGAAGTATAAATGTAATGCTCATGTTTCTTGGGACAAGACTGGTGGCATTCAGATTGACTCTGTTCCACAGCCTGGACATCTACCTCGTCTAGATTCTAAGGGCATCTTGATTAGGCGTCCTGTCCCTTGGAACTATTACCAAAATGTTGTTACATCTAGCT ATTCATATGTTTGGTGGGGATGGGAGAgatgggagagagagattgacTGGATGGCGTTGCAAGGAATCAACTTGCCTCTAGCATTCACTGGGCAAGAAGCTATTTGGCAAAAGGTTTTCAAG AGGTTCAATATCAGCAAAGGGGACCTTGATGACTATTTTGGTGGACCAGCGTTTCTTGCTTGGGCTCGTATGGGAAATCTTCACGC GTGGGGTGGTCCATTATCGGAAAACTGGTTAGGTGACCAGTTGCTTTTGCAGAAACGGATACTTTCTCGAATGCTGCAGCTTGGCATGACTCCAG TACTTCCATCATTCTCTGGCAATGTTCCATCAGCTTTGAAAAAGATATATCCCGGGGCAAATATAACTCGACTTGATAATTG GAACACGGTGGATGGTGATCCTCGCTGGTGCTGCACATACCTTCTAAATCCTTCTGATCCTCTCTTCATCGACATTGGAGAGGCTTTTATCAAACAACAAACTGAAG AATATGGAGAGATTACAAACATTTATAACTG TGATACATTCAATGAGAATACTCCTCCCACTAGTGAACCTGAATATATATCTTCACTAGGAGCTGCAGTGTACACAGCTATgtcaaaaggaaacaagaacGCTATATGGTTAATGCAA GGTTGGCTTTTTAGTTCTGACTCAAAATTCTGGAAGCCGCCTCAGATGAAA GCGCTCTTACATTCAGTTCCCTTTGGCAAAATGATAGTTCTTGATCTGTATGCTGAAGTTAAACCGATATGGAAAACGTCCTCCCAATTTTATGGAACTCCTTATATATG GTGCATGCTTCACAATTTTGGAGGCAACATTGAAATGTATGGTGCTCTTGATTCAATTTCTTCAGGACCAGTTGATGCTCGTGTGAGCAAAAATTCAACCATG GTCGGTGTAGGAATGTGCATGGAAGGAATAGAGCAGAACCCTGTGGTTTACGAGCTAACTTCTGAAATGGCATTTCGGGATGAGAAAGTTGATGTTCAG AAATGGTTGAAGAGCTATGCACGCAGAAGGTACATGAAAGAAAATCATCAAATCGAGGCCGCTTGGCAAATTCTATATCACACTATCTACAATTGCACTGATGGAATTGCG GATCATAACACAGATTTCATAGTCAAGCTTCCGGATTGGGATCCATCTAGTTCTATACAAGACGAATCGAAACAAACAGATTCACATATGATCTCCACTGGctcatatgaaacaaaaagaagattctTGTTTCAAGATAAGAGCTCCGGTTTGCCTAAGGCTCATTTATGGTATTCTACAAAGCAGGTGatcaaagctctcaaaatcttcCTAGAAGCTGGGGATGATATGTCCAGGAGCTTAACATATAG GTATGACATGGTTGATTTGACGCGTCAAGTTTTATCAAAGCTAGCAAACCAGGTGTATATTGAAGCAGTGACTGCTTTTGTAAAGAAAGATGTCGGAAGCTTAAGACGATTGAGTGAGAAGTTTCTTGAGATTATAAAGGACATGGACGTTTTGCTTGCTTCGGATGATAATTTCCTTCTGGGAACATGGCTTGAGAGTGCAAAGAAGCTGGCCAGAAACAATGGTGAAAGGAAACAG TATGAGTGGAACGCGAGAACACAAGTGACGATGTGGTATGACTCCAAAGATGTGAACCAGAGCAAGCTTCATGATTATG caaacaAGTTCTGGAGTGGTTTACTTGAAGACTACTACCTACCCCGAGCGACTTTGTATTTCAGTGAAATGCTTAAAAGCTTACGAGATAAGAAGAAATTTAAGGTAGAAAAATGGCGAAGAGAATGGATAATGATGTCTCACAAATGGCAACAAAGTTCATCAGAGGTATATCCGGTAAAGGCAAAAGGAGATGCCTTAGCTATTTCAAGGCATCTATTGTGTAAATACTTCCCATGA
- the LOC104769588 gene encoding polyamine oxidase 1-like encodes MSTTASVIIIGAGISGISAAKVLVENGVEDVLILEATDRIGGRIQKQNFGDVPVELGAGWIAGVGGKESNPVWELASRSNLRTCFSDYTNARFNIYDRSGEIFPTGIAADSYKKAVDSAISKLKSLEAHEFAAEEAPSSPKTPIELAIDFILHDFEMAVVEPISTYVDFGEREFLVADERGYECLLHKMAEEFLFTSHGNILDNRLKLNQVVREVQQSRNGVVVKTEDGSVYEANYVIVSASIGVLQSNLLSFQPPLPRWKTEAIQKCDVMVYTKIFLKFPHCFWPCGPGQEFFIYAHEQRGYFTFWQHMENAYPGSNILVVTLTNEQSKRVEAQSDQETLKEAMSVLRDMFGSTIPYATDILVPRWWNNRFQRGSYSNYPMISDNKLLQNIKAPVGRIFFTGEHTSEKFSGYVHGGYLAGMETSKSLLEEMKQSLLLQPLLAFTESLTLTQQTPNSQIYPNVNFISGRS; translated from the exons ATGTCGACGACCGCCTCCGTCATCATCATCGGCGCCGGAATCTCCG GAATATCTGCGGCGAAGGTGCTCGTCGAGAACGGAGTGGAAGACGTATTGATACTAGAGGCTACGGATCGGATCGGTGGAAGAATACAGAAGCAAAACTTCGGTGACGTGCCGGTTGAGTTAGGCGCCGGTTGGATAGCAGGTGTCGGTGGTAAAGAATCCAATCCTGTTTGGGAGCTCGCCTCGCGTTCTAACCTCCGTACTTGCTTTTCCGATTACACCAATGCTCGTTTCAACATATACGATCGAAG TGGTGAAATCTTCCCGACTGGTATCGCAGCTGATTCGTATAAGAAAGCTGTTGACTCTGCCATTTCCAAGCTAAAGAGTCTTGAAGCTCATGAATTTGCAGCTGAAGAAGCTCCTTC GTCACCGAAGACGCCAATAGAACTCGCCATTGACTTTATCTTGCATGATTTCGAGATGGCAG TGGTTGAGCCAATATCAACTTATGTAGACTTTGGTGAAAGAGAGTTCTTGGTTGCTGATGAAAGAGGTTATGAATGTTTACTGCATAAAATGGCCGAGGAGTTTCTATTTACCTCGCATGGAAACATCTTGGACAACCGCCTCAAATTAAACCAG GTGGTTAGGGAGGTGCAACAGTCTAGGAATGGGGTAGTGGTGAAGACAGAGGATGGTTCCGTATACGAAGCTAATTATGTGATTGTGTCTGCGAGTATAGGTGTTCTCCAATCCAATCTTCTCTCCTTCCAGCCACCTTTACCC agATGGAAAACAGAAGCTATACAAAAATGTGACGTGATGGTGTACACCAAGATCTTCCTCAAATTCCCTCATTGTTTCTGGCCATGTGGTCCTGGTCAAGAGTTTTTCATCTATGCGCACGAACAACGCGGCTACTTCACCTTTTGGCAG CACATGGAAAATGCGTACCCGGGTTCTAATATTCTGGTGGTGACGTTGACTAACGAACAGTCGAAGCGCGTGGAAGCTCAATCAGACCAGGAGACGCTGAAAGAGGCAATGAGTGTTCTCAGGGACATGTTTGGGTCTACCATTCCTTACGCAACCGATATTCTTGTCCCCAGGTGGTGGAACAACCGGTTTCAACGCGGTAGCTACAGTAATTACCCTATGATATCTGATAACAAGCTCCTGCAAAATATCAAG GCCCCAGTTGGACGAATATTCTTCACAGGAGAACACACAAGTGAAAAGTTCAGTGGGTATGTACATGGAGGATATCTTGCAGGTATGGAGACAAGTAAATCTTTGTTGGAAGAGATGAAGCAGAGTTTGTTGTTACAACCTTTACTCGCCTTCACCGAGTCTCTAACGCTAACACAACAGACTCCTAACTCTCAAATATACCCAAATGTCAATTTTATCTCAGGCAGAAGTTAG